In Pseudorasbora parva isolate DD20220531a chromosome 20, ASM2467924v1, whole genome shotgun sequence, a single window of DNA contains:
- the LOC137049703 gene encoding gastrula zinc finger protein XlCGF57.1-like, producing the protein MAFIKEESEDMKIEETFQVKQDTETQTDLMELNEESQDLNKKEEKDQYEDHRDFITGVKSFSFDEHAQHKVHMKIPNGGKTYTCSQCEKNFSQKGHFEEHMRIHTGESPFTCPQCGNKFTQKGSLNRHVRIHTGEKPYTCQKCGKGFSQHGNLADHMKVHTEEKPYTCQQCGKSFNRKGNLNCHIRIHTKKSLFTCQQCGMSFTVKGSLTSHMKIHTGEKPYTCLQCGKSFNQHENLKVHMIRVHSEEKLYTCPQCEKSFKQKGHFEVHMRAHSEEKLYTCPQCEKSFNQKGHFEDHIRIHTGERPFTCQQCGKGFNRKGILNRHMRIHTGEKPFICGHCGKSFQYKVTLKYHMRIHL; encoded by the coding sequence ACCTGATGGAGCTGAACGAAGAGAGTCAAGATCTGaataaaaaggaagaaaaagatCAATATGAGGATCATCGTGATTTTATAACTGGAGTAAAATCTTTTAGTTTTGATGAACATGCGCAACATAAAGTTCACATGAAAATTCCCAATGGAGGAAAAACGTACACATGCTCACAGTGTGAAAAGAATTTCAGTCAAAAAGGACACTTTGAAGAACACATGAGAATTCATACTGGAGAGAGCCCTTTCACTTGTCCACAGTGTGGAAACAAATTTACTCAAAAAGGAAGCCTTAACAGGCAtgtgagaattcacactggcgagaagccttacacctgccaaaaGTGTGGAAAGGGTTTCAGTCAACATGGAAACCTTGCAGACCACATGAAAGTTCACACTGAAGAGAAGCCTTACActtgccaacagtgtggaaaaagtttcaaCCGAAAAGGAAATCTTAATTGCCACATAAGAATTCATACTAAAAAGAGCCttttcacctgccaacagtgtggaatgAGTTTCACTGTAAAAGGAAGCCTTACCAGCCACATGAAAATTCACACCGGAGAAAAGCCTTACACGTGCCTTcaatgtggaaagagttttaatcaacatgaaaaccttaaagtccacatgaTCAGAGTTCACTCCGAAGAGAAGCTTTACACATgccctcagtgtgaaaagagtttCAAACAAAAAGGACACTTTGAAGTCCACATGAGAGCTCACTCTGAAGAGAAGCTTTACACATgccctcagtgtgaaaagagtttCAATCAAAAAGGACACTTTGAAGACCACAtaagaattcacactggagagaggcCTTTTACCTGCCAACAATGTGGGAAAGGTTTCAACCGAAAAGGAATTCTTAACaggcacatgagaattcacactggagagaagccgtttaTATGTGGTcactgtggaaagagtttccaATATAAAGTAACCCTAAAGTATCACATGAGGATTCACTTATGA
- the LOC137049714 gene encoding gastrula zinc finger protein XlCGF8.2DB-like: MSFLDIKRFKSHLINNSREKPFKCQQCERSFRFNKYLKTHMRIHTGEKPFICVQCGKSFCHKVSLKTHMLLHTGEKPFSCDLCGKSFSQQASLAYHILVHNGEKRFMCSLCKKGFSTRINLKTHMRIHTGEKPFTCTQCEMSFTYKESFDIHLKSHTGEDPFTCKQCGKSFAQKGNLKTHMRIHSGEKPFTCPQCGKSFTTKGNLNAHMRVHTGEKPFACPHCGKSFTHHKDLKHHLTTHSAKTV; this comes from the coding sequence ATGAGTTTTCTGGACATAAAGCGCTTTAAAAGCCACCTAATAAACAACTCCAGAGAGAAGCCTTTCAAATGCCAGCAGTGTGAAAGAAGTTTCCGATTCAATAAATACCTAAAGactcacatgagaattcacactggagagaagccattcATATGTgttcagtgtggaaagagtttctgTCATAAAGTAAGTCTCAAGACTCACATGCTgcttcacactggagagaagcctttctcCTGCGACCTGTGTGGGAAGAGCTTCTCACAACAAGCAAGTCTTGCATATCACATACTCGTTCACAATGGAGAGAAGCGTTTCATGTGCTCTCTCTGTAAGAAGGGTTTCAGTACTAGAATAAACCTCAAGACTCACATGAgaatccacactggagagaagcctttcacctgcACCCAGTGTGAAATGAGTTTCACATATAAAGAATCCTTTGATATCCACCTGAAAAGTCACACTGGAGAGGACCCTTTTACCTGCAAACAATGTGGGAAGAGCTTTGCACAAAAAGGAAATCTTAAGACTCATATGAGAATTCACTCCGGAGAAAAGCCGTTTAcctgccctcagtgtggaaaaagtttcacAACCAAAGGGAACCTTAACgctcacatgagagttcacactggagagaagccgtttgCCTGCCCTcactgtggaaagagttttacaCATCATAAAGACTTGAAACATCATTTGACAACTCATTCTGCAAAGACAGTGTAG